In Tiliqua scincoides isolate rTilSci1 chromosome 12, rTilSci1.hap2, whole genome shotgun sequence, the genomic window GCATCCCAGATTGCTGTTGCTCCAGTCTCAGCCCAAGATGGCCACCTTCCCTTCAAGTCCAGAGAGGGAGGCAGCACTGGGCCAGGGCGGTGGATCGAGAGCTCACGCCTAGGCAGTGAAAGCAACGAAGAAGCACACGACACTGCTGGCTACGGACACCCTGGGAGCCCTCATCTGTGGAGCCAGAGCCACAGGTCCAGGAGACACACGGACAGCAGCACCGAGTAGACCAGGACCTCCCTCTGGCGCCAGCCCACATGCTCTTCCTCCAGGCACCGCAGCCGCCCCGAGATCTTGGCCAGCTGTATGTTCAGAAAAGAAGAGGGCGAGAGGGCCAGGCCGTCCTCCAGCTGCCCCGCAGCAAGGCAGGGGAGCCCTGAGAGaaactcctgctccccaccccagggacccccctccctccctgcagtcTTGCCCTACCTGTCTCCGCATTGCCAGCATCTCAGCAGCACCCAGCTCCTCAAGGACACCCTCTGCAGCCAGGCCTGTGTCCTGGGGACTGAAGGGAGAGAAGAGCAGGTGAGAACCGGATGCAGCACCctgaggggcaggtggggagggggctgccctgAGATGAGGACAGCCTGCTTGCCCCCCCACCTGGTGCGGGGTGCTGCTACCCAGGGGGACCTGCAGGGTGGCTGGGAAGAGACTGCTTTTGCAAGTGGGGGAGGGAAACTATGCTCCTGGATGTCTCTGCCCAGGCAGAAGCGGCTCCCACCCAACCCGACAGCCACCCCTCAACGCTCTCAAACTGTTCCTCTCTTGATAGCTTTCTTTGGGGATCCAAGTCACCCAAGGTTCCCCCTCAGCACTGAAGGCAGTCAGGACTGTGCATCgactcccctctccccacacaaaGAACGCAAAGCAAGCTGTGagaggggaggtggcagagcccAGTTGCTCCTGGGGGCGTCCAGGGCTCCCAGCGCCACACCCAGAAAAAGCACACCCTCTCTTGCTGGTTAGTCTCCCCTCCACATGGAGCTGGAGACAGACCTGCAATGTGTTCTGGGAGGGAGGGCTAGCCCCTTGAGAGCCGgccaccccccttgcccccagcCACAGGGCAAGAACACCCACCACACGGCCTCTCCGGACTGGACACATGCTGGCCTGAGCAGACGCAGAGAGTCACCTGAGCTGGGCCCTGCCAGGCCTCCTAAGCAGCCGGAGCAGCCGGAGGCCCAGGAAGCGCAGCACCCGGAGGCTGTTCTGCAGGGTGTAGATCCTGCCCTCCAGTGAAGGGAACACAGGACACTggcgggagggggcaggggggaagctgTGTTCCAGCCTGCGGGGGACACATGCACAACCAGACCCGTCACTTCCTCGGGCACCCAAGGGCCTGCCAGGACACACCCACCCGCGACCTGGCAAGCAGACAGTGCGCAATGCCCACGATTCCTGGGGTGCCTCAAGCAAACCCAGAAGGGGCTGTCCAGGCCTCGGATGTCgcggggggggaggctggagcaacagcactgccccccccccgacaagtCCTCCAAGGTGCGGGGCAGGAGGAAAGGTAGTCAGGACAGGCGAGTGCCAGATGAGGAtgcctgctggaggctgcaggctgTGACCCCAGCAGTCCAAAGTCCTTGTGTGCCCCCTTTCTGACCACTCAGCCTGCCTCCTCACCAGCAAGGGCAGAGCACTCATTCCCCAGCAAGGCCACCCTCTCCTTACCAGTCGTGCCTCTGGCCACCCAGGACCAGCAAAGAGTTCTCGGCCCAGGTCCTCTTCTTCTGCACCCTGCCTGGATGCACCTGTGGGGACCAAACAACAAAGGGAGCTCTGCTGGCTGCTCCCCAGTCCGGATGGGGGGAAGCCCCAGGCACAAGCGCCTTTCACCCCATCAGGGCCGCTGCAGCACACGAGCCACACAGCCCATTGGGAGGGGCCCCAGAGCTGCCAGGACAGCCCTGCAGGAGCCTGCATGGTTTTGCCACACCTCTGCCAGGATGGACTCAGCCGATAGGCCATGATTATGAGAGCTAGTCCTACTCGCATGTAGCAGCCACAGGGAGCCATGCCATGACACAGATGGGGGGAGGGTTCTGACCCTCTACCTTGTgtgccattccccctcccccactcaaatCCTGCTTTCAGAGTACCCTTACAGATAAACCCTTCAAACTGGGAGACACATTTTGGTGGGGAAACAGTGCATGATGCTCTCTACCCTGAGCTCTGTTGCCAGGCAACTGTCTCCCAAGCACCACTAACACACCGCAGTCAGCATCAACATGGCAGCTCAGTGCACTCTTGGCCAGGTGCACCAATGCTGGGCCGGCCCAAGCACTGAGGACACAGGCTAGCCCTGAGAAAGCAGAGCACCCTGAGTGGCGGTCTGAGGCTCGCtactcctacacacacacaccccggtctGGCAGGATGCAAGGCTGGCAGCAGGCCTGACCTTGGTGGTTTTCTGCCAGCCACAGCTGCCAAGCCAGGCAAGACACCCAGCCATCCTTTTGGGTACAGGCAGCCTTCCAACCCACAAGGAGGTCAGCGGCTGCGAGGAGCACTCTGGAGACACACAGGGAGCTGTGGGCACAGGGCAGCACAGTCCCAGGATCTTGCCCAGGCAGCAGAGGAGCCCTGGCTTTCGACAGGAATCTGGAGGCCATCTGTGTACTCTTGTTCTGTGAAGGTCCTTATGTACTTTGCCCCTCTAGGGCTGaaatcctcctcttcccccctccctttctgaaAATAAATGGGACAAGGCTACTGTCCCCACAGTAAGACTCTTCCCTGGCAGGTGGTTGGGATACAACAGTACATGAGCTGCGTTTGGAATAACACAAGATGAAAAAATGGTGATTTGGGGGCCTGGAAGGAGGTTTccctggaaccccccccccttaaaaatctTGTTCTAATGGGTATGACTGCTTATCCCAGTGCGCCGTGTGGCCATCCTATGGGAGGCAGTGGCTGTGAGTACATTTGTCTACAGAAAAGGGATATGAAAATCCAAGGGGAGGCTGCCCAAGACTCTTCTGCTGcggtttcactcctcccttctgGCCCTGGAAAAGCTCCCGTCTTCTTCCTCTTCAGCCCAGGTCTGCTCCAAACACAGTACCAGTCGCTTGTGTTTCTGGGATCTGGATCGGGATGGAAGGCTCAGGAACGGACAAGGCGCCCCAAAGACTGCAGACTCCCAAGGCGGGTCACTGATCAGCGGGCAACGCCGCTGCTGTCGCTGCTTCTCCCAAAGGGGCTTGAAAGCACCGGTCATCATCTCTACAGAgatgggagaaagagagagcaggtTGGACGTGTCTCTAGCTGGCCAGCATCAGAAGAAGAGCTCCGGCTGCAGAAAAGAGGCAGCAGGAGCCAGTCTGGGGGGCCTTGTTCTCAGGTACTGAGTGGGATCCTGGCCCATGACCTTGCAGAAGTCTGAAGGGGCTTCATCCAGGAGCCGGCACTGGTCTCCACCATTCCCTCCACACATACCTTAGATTTTGCTGACTTGCTTTTCagtggcgtgggggggggggcacatgaatTATCCTCCTGGCAGCACTAGCCTGGCCATAGCAGCAGCTTCTAATGGTCCTCCTGGACAGGAAGGGCTGAGGCAGGCCTCAGGGTCTCCAACCTGTAGCAGCCCTTCGTCTTCGTGAGGCTGAACAGTTGCACAAGTCCCTGGCTGCACCTGTGTGTCGTGGGCATGGGCTGCAACCCCCAGCCTCACTGTTGCTTGCCTTCTTTGTCTGCAACCCACAGACATACTCAGACCCCCCTCACCTCTGTGCTCCAGGAGCTCCTGCTTGCAGAACGCACTGAACATGGCAAACAGGCCaagagcatccccccccccccgatgccacACAGAGAACACCACCACACATCACGCACCCCTCCGGGACCAGCGCAGTGCTTTACCTGCCAGCAAGAGCCTATCTGGGACGTGCATCTGGAAGGCTGGGGGCAAGTTCTCTTCCTGGGGCTTGTTCCCTGGGCCACCAGAGCTGAAggtctcctcctcctcgcctGCCACCTTCAGCCGGTCAGGAACCTGCATCCTCCTGCTGATGGCTTCCATAAAGCTCAAGTTGCAGCCGGTGGCCTGATCCAGGCCCACGCCCCACCCAGGCCACATCCTCCTTTCCTCTCTGGCCTAGGGCAGCAAAACTGTGATTTAGTTCTTCAGGAGTACCCAGGTCCTTGAGTCCCTGCATGTGCTTGCAAGGCAGTGGGGGGAGAAGAGCCTCCTTTGTTGGGGTTAAGCCCTGAAGCTGCTGAATGCCAGCAATTAATGAGCTCCCCCAGCGAAGCACCTCCCCTTGGGCCCCCACCTCAGAACATCTGAGGCCCCCCCATCTCAAGTCTTGACCTTGCAGGTCTTGACTCTGGTCCAGGCTGGCTCTGCCCCACCCTACCCCGCAGAGCAAAATGGGCTGTCTTGAGCCCCAGGTCAGCTCCTTTGAGAGCTGGCACAATAGTTTCACTCCCAGCCCCCAAGGCCCTGAAGCCCTGAAGCCCAGCAGAAGGAAGCCAGAGCAGTGCCTTACTGTTTCTTCAGGGTCCCAGGCAGAAGCTCTCAGCAGACCTCCTCAGAGAAGCCTTGGCTGGTCTGTCAgatgctgaaagaaagaaagaaaagtcaaCCTCGGCTTTTTTTCTCAGTGAATCCTGGAGGATGCAGGATGCCAGGCCATGGAGCTCTGAGGCACTTTCCCACCTGTGCAACTAAAGGACAGAAGCACCCATTGCTTCCTCAGCCTCAAGAGCCCCCAACTCTTTCAgagcccctcctgccccccaatgccctgccagcaggcctgtgccTCAGCACCCTGCTCAGCTTCCGCCTGCCCCCTGGCAGTTCAGCCCTGCAAGGCACCTGCTGCTGCAAGGGAAGTACTAGCCACAGATGGGAGCACCCTCAGCTGCAAGCTGAACTCCAGGCACTGGGGCAGGCTTTTCAAGTACGCTGGTGAGAGGAAGGCCCAAACgcttatgcgaatgcccgaagtctacgagcaaaggtgggagaactggaatgtctggtgacaagggaaaatattgacatagtgggcataacggaaacctggtggaatgcggagaatcagtgggataccgcaatcccgggctataaactctacaggagggacaggcaggggcgtgttggaggtggggtggccctttatgttaaggaagggatagaatccagcaaagtagagattgaaggtgggtccgactccaccgtagaatctctgtgggttaaattaccaggcttgtgcagcgatgtaatactgggggcgtgctatcgtcctccagaccagaaatctgatggggaccttgaaatgaggaaacagatcagggaggtgacaaggaaggacagggttgtaatcatgggggacttcaattatcctcatattgactgggtcaatttgtgttctggtcacaataaggaaaccggatttcttgacgtgctgaatgactgtggcttagatcagctagtcacggagcccaccagaggacaggtgactctggatttaattttgtgcggtacgcaggacctggttagagatgtaaacgttactgagccattggggaacagtgatcatgctgcgatccgttttgacgtgcacgttgggggaagaataccaggcaaatctctaacaaaaacccttgacttccgacgggcggacttccctcaaatgaggaggctggttagaaggaggttgaaagggagggtaaaaagagtccagtctctccagaatgcatggaggctgcttaaaacaacagtaatagaggcccagcagaggtgtataccgcaaagaaagaagggttccactaaatccaggagagtgcccgcatggctaaccagccaagttagagaggctgtgaagggcaaggaagcttccttccgtaaatggaagtcttgccctaatgaagagaataaaaaggaacataaactgtggcaaaagaaatgtaagaaggtgataggggaggccaagcgagactatgaggaacgcatggccagcaacattaaggggaataataaaagcttcttcaaatatgttagaagcaggaaacccgccagagaagcggttggccctctggatggtgagggagggaaaggggagataaaaggagacttagagatggcagagaaattaaatgagttctttgcatctgtcttcacggcagaagacctcgggcagataccgctgcccgaacggcccctcctaaccgaggagttaagtcagatagaggttaaaagagaagatgtttcagacctcattgataaattaaagatcaataagtcaccgggccctgatggcatccacccaagggttattaaggaactgaggaatgaagttgcagatctcttgactaaggtatgcaacttgtccctcaaaacggccacagtgccagaagattggaggatagcaaatgtcacgcctatttttaaaaagggaaagaggggggacccgggaaactataggccggtcagcctaacatccataccgggtaagatggtggaatgcctcatcaaagataggatctcaaaacacatagaccaacaggccttgctgagggagagtcagcatggcttctgtaagggtaagtcttgcctcacaaaccttatagaattctttgaaaaggtcaacaggcatgtggatgcgggagaacccgtggacattatatatctggactttcagaaggcgtttgacacggttcctcaccaaaggctactgaaaaaactccacagtcagggaattagaggacaggtcctctcgtggattgagaactggttggaggccaggaagcagagagtgggtgtcaatgggcaattttcacaatggagagaggtgaaaagcggtgtgccccaaggatctgtcctgggaccggtgcttttcaacctcttcataaatgacctggagacagggttgagcagtgaagtggctaagtttgcagacgacaccaaacttttctgagtggtaaagaccagaagtgattgtgaggagctccagaaggatctctccagactggcagaatgggcagcaaaatggcagatgcgcttcaatgtcagtaagtgtaaagtcatgcacattggggcaaaaaatcaaaactttagatataggctgatgggttctgagctgtctgacagatcaggagagagatcttggggtggtggtggacaggtcgatgaaagtgtcgacccaatgtgcggtggcagtgaagaaggccaattctatgcttgggatcattaggaagggtattgagaacaaaacggttagtattataatgccgttgtacaaatcgatggtaaggccacacctggagtattgtgtccagttctggtcgccgcatctcaaaaaagacatagtggaaatggaaaaggtgcaaaagagagcgactaagatgattacggggctggggcaccttccttatgaggaaaggctacggcgtttgggcctcttcagcctagaaaagagacgcttgaggggggacatgattgagacatacaaaattatgcaggggatggacagagtggatagggagatgctctttacactctcacataacaccagaaccaggggacatccactaaaattgagtgttgggcgggttaggacagacaaaagaaaatatttctttactcagcgcgtggtcggtctgtggaactccttgccacaggatgtggtgctggcgtctagcctagacgcctttaaaaggggattggacgagtttctggaggaaaaatccattatggggtacaagccatgatgtgtatgcgcaacctcctgattttaggaatgggctatgtcagaatgccagatgtaggggagagcaccaggatgaggtctcttgttatctggtgtgctccctggggcatttggtgggccgctgtgagatacaggaagctggactagatgggcctatggcctgatccagtggggctgttcttatgttcttatgttcttcacgcACTGCTGGAACAAGagccagtgccccccccccccccaagcaggcatGGGAGAGAATGGGAATCCTCCCTGATACATTTGTCCGGGCAGAACAGAATAGACAAGGTGCCCTCTGGTGGGCAGATGAGGCTGCCACGGAGGATGGTTGGGGGAAGACTGAAGCACAGGCAATGCTCtttgctgcccccctcctgcacGGCTTGGGGTGCCCAGCAAAGCAGCTCTGCCCACTTGCCTGAGGGGAGCAGCCTCCTGCTGCCGACCAATAAAGAGCTGAGCTTGGGGTTCTGAATCCCTGACCAGGCTCCAGGCACTGGGCTGCCATGGCTGGAGAGATGCTGGAGCCACAAGGTAGCAGTCAAATTTGGCCACCAGACTCAGGGTCGCCTGCTCACTTCTGAACGCTCAACCTTTCTGCAAAACTGGAGCCGACCCAGTACAGCCACAAGGTGCCAGCAAGCAACAGTCAGGCCCCTCcacctcagagccattccagccaccagagcaaaatggaggcagacaCAAAACAGAATGGCTGGTGAGGTTCCCTGGAAACACCTTGCAgagccccctctactaattttttggCTCTGGATAGAACTCCTGTGCCTTTCGTGCAGAGGTCCTCAGACTTTTCCTGCCTGCgtctcccttgacccccatggctgttggccacaGCTCCACATCACgttactgagggctggaagtgacatcattaagcagaaagttgccggaaatattaactatattaataggAATTACATTATATTAATCCTGCCATTAATGAGATTCAgatctttaaaaatatattattaatacactaCAATATATAATTATAAACGATAAGCCACTGATCACTGCTGGAGACAGGTTGCTACagcaggtagattttgtctggtccagcaGGACTCTGTGTGTTCTTAACTCTGCCAGCAGAAACGTTTCTCCAAGTGGACTTTGTGAACATCAGTCAGACCAGCATGACACAGACACTCCCCTGCAGACCCCAGTCCAGCCAgccatttctccccctctccttggATAGGCCGGAGCTTTTTGTTAATTACCTAAATTCCTCCAGCAGCTGGTGAGGGAGATCAAAATAAAACAGACCACGAAAATAGGAGGCCTGCAATCGGAGATGCAGTCGCTGCATCAGCTGCTGCCAGATCTTCCCTTCAACAGTGAGTTTCATCGCTTTGAGAAGAGGAACTATTCCCACCCAGGCGGGAGCCTGCAGCCTCCCCTCTCACGAACAGCAAAATCAACAACCCACTTTAAAAGCAGCACCTTTTGCTGCTCTCGTCTCTCCCCCCTGTGCTCACTGCAGGGTCCAGGCTGCGGCACGAGGGCCGCCTTGTGTATCCGGCGTGGGGCCGAGGGCAGgaaaatagataaataataaatacacggCGAAGCGACGGGCCAGTGTGTGCCTGagtgcaggaaggggtggaatgaaggaggggagcagagggtcAGATCGGCCTGCACAGGAAGGGCTGGAAAACCAGGAGCAGAGGGCAGGCCAGGAGAACGCGATTGTCCCGCTCCACTGCACGACGCGCAGCGCCTCCAGTTGCTGAAGGCGGATCGGCCCTGctgggaaacctggaagtgtctcTGGATGTGGCCCCCGGCCGGGGTGGGGAGACCCTGCTCGTTGCACGAAAACAACCTGATGCCCCCCGCGATAGAGAAAGGAGGCGGAGGAAAGCGGGAGGTTCTGGCGACTGGAAGGGGCTGCAGAGGCGAAGCGATTCCAGCCTGgctgcagcc contains:
- the LOC136663249 gene encoding fetal and adult testis-expressed transcript protein homolog isoform X2, with product MWPGWGVGLDQATGCNLSFMEAISRRMQVPDRLKVAGEEEETFSSGGPGNKPQEENLPPAFQMHVPDRLLLAEMMTGAFKPLWEKQRQQRRCPLISDPPWESAVFGAPCPFLSLPSRSRSQKHKRLVHPGRVQKKRTWAENSLLVLGGQRHDCPQDTGLAAEGVLEELGAAEMLAMRRQLAKISGRLRCLEEEHVGWRQREVLVYSVLLSVCLLDLWLWLHR
- the LOC136663249 gene encoding mitochondrial fission factor-like isoform X1 codes for the protein MWPGWGVGLDQATGCNLSFMEAISRRMQVPDRLKVAGEEEETFSSGGPGNKPQEENLPPAFQMHVPDRLLLAEMMTGAFKPLWEKQRQQRRCPLISDPPWESAVFGAPCPFLSLPSRSRSQKHKRLVHPGRVQKKRTWAENSLLVLGGQRHDWLEHSFPPAPSRQCPVFPSLEGRIYTLQNSLRVLRFLGLRLLRLLRRPGRAQLSPQDTGLAAEGVLEELGAAEMLAMRRQLAKISGRLRCLEEEHVGWRQREVLVYSVLLSVCLLDLWLWLHR